From Cannabis sativa cultivar Pink pepper isolate KNU-18-1 chromosome 8, ASM2916894v1, whole genome shotgun sequence, a single genomic window includes:
- the LOC115701524 gene encoding dihydroneopterin aldolase 2 isoform X1, whose translation MAMATPSFGEVIEGDAILKGDKLILRGLMFHGYHGVKPEENKLGQKFLVDIDAWLDLRSAGASDNLSDTISYTDIYRIAKEIVEGQHHNLLESVAQRIASTTLTKHPQISAVRVKLGKPHVAVISPVDYLGVEILRYRSIDVPK comes from the exons ATGGCGATGGCGACACCCTCTTTTG GAGAAGTGATTGAAGGTGATGCAATATTAAAGGGAGACAAACTCATTTTAAGAGGCTTGATGTTCCATGGTTATCATGGGGTGAAACCTGAAGAAAATAAATTGGGCCAGAAATTTTTGGTTGATATTGATGCTTGGTTGGATCTCCGCTCTGCTGGTGCATCTGATAATCTATCAGATACAATCAGTTATACTGATATTTATCG CATAGCGAAAGAAATCGTTGAAGGACAACATCATAATCTTCTGGAATCAGTTGCTCAACGCATTGCATCAACTACCCTAACAAAACATCCCCAGATTTCTGCTGTTCGTGTGAAGCTTGGGAAGCCTCATGTTGCTGTGATTAGTCCTGTTGACTACTTGGGTGTTGAGATTCTAAGATACAGAAGTATTGATGTACCAAAGTAA
- the LOC115701524 gene encoding dihydroneopterin aldolase 1 isoform X2: MFHGYHGVKPEENKLGQKFLVDIDAWLDLRSAGASDNLSDTISYTDIYRIAKEIVEGQHHNLLESVAQRIASTTLTKHPQISAVRVKLGKPHVAVISPVDYLGVEILRYRSIDVPK; encoded by the exons ATGTTCCATGGTTATCATGGGGTGAAACCTGAAGAAAATAAATTGGGCCAGAAATTTTTGGTTGATATTGATGCTTGGTTGGATCTCCGCTCTGCTGGTGCATCTGATAATCTATCAGATACAATCAGTTATACTGATATTTATCG CATAGCGAAAGAAATCGTTGAAGGACAACATCATAATCTTCTGGAATCAGTTGCTCAACGCATTGCATCAACTACCCTAACAAAACATCCCCAGATTTCTGCTGTTCGTGTGAAGCTTGGGAAGCCTCATGTTGCTGTGATTAGTCCTGTTGACTACTTGGGTGTTGAGATTCTAAGATACAGAAGTATTGATGTACCAAAGTAA
- the LOC115698639 gene encoding L10-interacting MYB domain-containing protein yields the protein MENGESLRANWTPSQDTYFITLLMEQVRKGNKTAHGFKKQSWADMIVLFNSKFGFHYDTDVLRNRYKRLRKQYNEMKSLVNQTGFKWDDSMHMVRADDKGWSEYIKANPEMQPYRMRVVPYYNELCIICGHAVADGRYSLSCFDLDFENEGLEAMNSTKDDPKRIDWSECMEQFFTELLLEQVHKGNKIGRVFKKKSWVCMISSFNSKFGVQYSRYVLKNRYNILRRHYNNIQILLSQEGFKWDKVQKKVVADDVIWDHYVKEHPNFQTYRNKAMAFYTDMCAICRNEGTLRKERKDPPSCSTPILKKEATEEKESGDPMPTMNKTGSHEKKRGHLEVTPTSQTYELEQRIDENDVGDSFIEMAAAVSSFTKKQKEEKPVSIENVIRVLQSIPDIDDDLLLDGCDFLEDEKRARIFLALDSTLRKRWLIRKLRPQ from the exons ATGGAGAATGGCGAAAGTTTGAGAGCTAATTGGACTCCATCTCAGGACACCTATTTCATTACCCTTTTGATGGAACAAGTTAGAAAAGGGAACAAGACTGCTCATGGGTTCAAAAAGCAGTCATGGGCTGACATGATTGTGCTGTTCAATTCAAAATTTGGGTTTCACTATGATACTGATGTTCTAAGGAACCGATACAAAAGATTGAGGAAGCAATATAATGAAATGAAGAGTCTTGTTAATCAAACTGGGTTTAAGTGGGATGATTCAATGCATATGGTAAGAGCTGATGATAAGGGATGGAGTGAATACATTAag GCCAACCCGGAAATGCAACCATACAGAATGAGAGTTGTGCCATATTATAATGAGTTGTGTATAATATGTGGGCATGCTGTTGCTGATGGAAGATACAGTCTCTCGTGTTTCGATTTGGACTTTGAAAATGAAG GATTGGAAGCTATGAATTCCACAAAGGATGATCCTAAAAGAATTGATTGGTCAGAGTGTATGGAACAGTTTTTTACTGAACTATTGTTGGAGCAAGTTCATAAGGGGAACAAAATTGGACGAGTCTTCAAGAAGAAATCATGGGTTTGCATGATCTCATCGTTCAATTCCAAATTCGGTGTCCAGTACAGTAGATATGTATTGAAAAATCGTTACAATATACTTAGAAGGCATTACAATAACATACAGATTCTGCTTAGCCAAGAAGGTTTTAAGTGGGATAAAGTACAGAAGAAAGTGGTAGCTGATGATGTGATATGGGATCATTATGTGAAG GAACACCCCAACTTCCAAACGTACAGAAACAAAGCAATGGCATTTTATACTGATATGTGTGCCATTTGCCGAAATGAAGGTACTTTGAGAAAAGAGCGAAAAGATCCACCGAGTTGCAGCACACCAATTTTAAAAAAGGAAGCCACAGAGGAGAAAGAAAGTGGGGATCCAATGCCTACTATGAACAAGACTGGTTCACATGAAAAGAAAAGGGGCCACCTTGAGGTTACACCAACTTCACAAACCTATGAACTAGAGCAGAGAATCGACGAAAATGATGTTGGAGATTCTTTTATAGAGATGGCAGCTGCAGTATCATCTTTCACAAAGAAACAGAAGGAAGAGAAACCTGTGTCAATAGAGAATGTAATAAGAGTTCTGCAGTCTATTCCGGATATTGATGATGATTTGCTACTGGATGGTTGTGACTTTTTAGAAGATGAAAAAAGAGCCAGGATTTTTTTAGCTTTGGATTCAACCCTTAGAAAGAGGTGGTTGATTAGGAAACTTCGTCCACAATAA